The Bombus pascuorum chromosome 9, iyBomPasc1.1, whole genome shotgun sequence genome has a window encoding:
- the LOC132910998 gene encoding BTB/POZ domain-containing protein KCTD16, with the protein MGDQQQTDQQQEAVPSVVELNVGGVFYTTALATLTRESDSYLATLFSGKTLIEKDAKGKYFLDRDGVLFRYVLDFLRNQALVLPEGFREKERLKQEANFYGLPGLERAILENGRSSGSLTSSGKKASGYITVGYRGSFAFGREGLADVKFRKLSRILVCGRVTLCRDVFGETLNESRDPDHGTTDRYTSRFFLKHSSIEQAFDMLQEQGFKLAGSCGSGTAGSNSEQLKPGVDSEENRWNHYNEFVFIRE; encoded by the coding sequence ATGGGGGATCAACAGCAAACGGATCAGCAACAGGAAGCCGTGCCAAGCGTGGTGGAGTTGAACGTGGGTGGTGTATTTTACACCACTGCTCTCGCCACCCTCACTCGAGAGAGCGATTCTTATCTGGCTACTCTGTTTTCGGGAAAAACGTTGATAGAAAAAGATGCCAAGGGAAAGTATTTCCTGGATCGCGATGGGGTCCTGTTCCGTTATGTCCTCGATTTCCTGCGCAATCAGGCATTAGTCCTGCCAGAAGGATTtcgagagaaggaaagatTGAAACAGGAAGCGAATTTTTATGGTCTACCCGGCTTGGAACGTGCCATTCTGGAGAACGGTAGGTCTTCCGGTTCTCTGACCTCTTCCGGGAAAAAAGCATCCGGATACATAACCGTCGGTTATCGCGGAAGTTTCGCATTCGGTCGCGAAGGTCTGGCGGATGTGAAGTTTCGGAAATTGTCGAGGATCCTTGTATGCGGCCGCGTGACTCTTTGCAGGGATGTATTTGGAGAAACTTTAAACGAGAGCCGTGATCCGGATCACGGTACCACGGATCGTTACACCTCCAGGTTCTTCCTGAAGCACAGCTCCATTGAGCAAGCTTTCGACATGCTTCAAGAGCAAGGTTTTAAGTTGGCCGGTAGCTGCGGTTCCGGTACAGCTGGCAGCAATTCGGAACAGCTCAAGCCTGGAGTGGATTCCGAGGAAAATCGTTGGAATCATTACAACGAGTTTGTCTTCATCCGCGAGTAA
- the LOC132910986 gene encoding mucolipin-3-like isoform X1: protein MSEGRKRNVREDSRGNILKDHSWSNGPDSEDDQAGENKLLNENTVNPSHHHSPTMDSFTCKTTMFTEEKMRRKLKFFFMNPIEKWQAKRRFPYKFIVQVIKILLVTIQLCLFAHNNYIHVNYTWDNRVAFSHLFLRGWDTSLEVPVYPPVTGPLAIYKRDDFYSTIDYALDGYYNLSNAIGSYSYTEEDNSFSPVTLCLYQYKEGIIFGFNESYVFDKEVVETCINITHQVHNEFNMSKLLLAKQNINVNFSALVRAHLKFALKTVNLKAAGPMTPPDCYQFNIKIDFDNRDFDGQMLLSLDAEPKRLQCKGDTRYITDNRIESALRTLLNLLVILICTVSLVLCSRAIYRAQLLKFETMNFFKKAYGKSLSLDGRLEFLNLWYVMIIANDLLIIMGSAIKEQIERKQFGSDHWNVCSIFLGTGNLLVWFGVLRYLGFFKTYNVVILTLKKAAPKVARFLICAILIYAGFTFCGWLILGPYHLKFRSLATTSECLFALINGDDMFATFSATSFTKSPILWWYSRMYLYTFISLYIYVVLSLFISVIMDAYDTIKIYYRDGFPKNDLQTFIAACTDEASSGLYRDDSESSDLSELLDRFCCCRKRPFYGSFSGSSTEFSTKSEQTCGGAICI from the exons ATGTCAgagggaagaaaaaggaacgtgAGAGAAGATTCCAGGGGTAATATTCTGAAGGACCATTCATGGAGTAACGGACCTGATAGCGAAGATGATCAAGCTggcgaaaataaattactcaATGAAAACACGGTCAATCCAAG tCATCATCATTCACCTACAATGGATTCATTTACCTGTAAGACGACAATGTTTACTGAGGAAAAGATGCgtcgaaaattgaaattcttcttCATGAATCCTATTGAAAAATGGCAAGCAAAGCGTCGTTTCccatataaatttattgtgcaagttattaaaattctgcTGGTCACAATACAATTATGTCTATTTGCACATAACAACTACATACATGTAAATTATACTTGGGATAATCGAGTAGCTTTCTCGCACCTATTTCTCAGAGGATGGGATACTTCTTTAGAG gtACCAGTTTATCCACCAGTGACAGGTCCTTTAGCAATTTATAAACGAGATGATTTCTATAGTACAATTGATTACGCTTTAGATGGCTACTATAATCTTAGTAATGCAATTGGATCTTATTCATATACCGAAGAAGATAATTCGTTTAGTCCAGTTACTCTATGCTTATATCAATACAAAGAAGGTATTATATTTGGTTTTAATGAAAGTTATGTTTTTGATAAAGAAGTTGTAGAAACTTGCATAAATATAACTCATCAGGTgcataatgaatttaatatgTCAAAGCTCTTACTTGCTAAACAAAAcattaatgttaatttttcagCCCTTGTTAGGGCTCATTTAAAGTTTGCTTTAAAAACAGTTAATTTGAAGGCTGCAGGTCCTATGACACCACCTGATTGttatcaatttaatattaaaattgattttgatAATCGTGATTTCGATGGACAAATGCTACTTTCATTAGATGCTGAACCAAAGCGATTACAATGTAAAGGTGATACGCGTTATATAACAGATAATCGTATTGAATCAGCGCTAAggacattattaaatttacttgtaattttaatttgtactgtATCTCTTGTGTTATGCTCAAGAGCTATCTACAGAGCacaattgttaaaatttgaaactatgAATTTCTTCAAAAAAGCATATGGCAAATCGTTGAGTCTTGATGGaagattagaatttttaaatttgtggTATGTCATGATTATCGCGAAtgatcttttaattattatggGTTCAGCTATAAAAGAGCAAATCGAACGAAAACAGTTTGGCAGTGATCATTGGAATGTATGCAGCATATTTCTTGGTACGGGAAATTTACTTGTTTGGTTCGGTGTATTAAGATACCTCGGTTTCTTTAAAACATATAATGTTGTTATTTTAACATTGAAAAAAGCTGCTCCTAAGGTAGCACGATTTTTAATATGCGCGATCCTTATTTATGCTGGTTTCACTTTTTGTGGCTGGTTAATTTTAGGCCCATACCATTTGAAATTCAGATCACTTGCTACAACTTCCGAATGTCTTTTCGCTCTTATTAACGGAGATGACATGTTTGCCACATTTTCTGCCACTTCATTTACCAAATCTCCGATTTTATGGTGGTATTCTAGAATGTATCTATATACGTTTATTTcgttgtatatatatgtggttttaagtttatttatttctgtgaTAATGGATGCTTATGACAcgatcaaaatttattatcgcgATGGCTTTCCGAAAAATGATTTACAAACTTTTATTGCGGCGTGTACAGATGAAGCATCTAGTGGCCTTTATAGAGATGATTCTGAAAGTAGTGATTTATCGGAGCTTTTAGATCGCTTTTGTTGTTGTCGGAAAAGACCCTTTTACGGGTCATTCTCAGGATCAAGTACggaattttcaacgaaatcgGAACAAACGTGTGGAGGAGCAATCTGTATATAG
- the LOC132910986 gene encoding mucolipin-3-like isoform X2, protein MDSFTCKTTMFTEEKMRRKLKFFFMNPIEKWQAKRRFPYKFIVQVIKILLVTIQLCLFAHNNYIHVNYTWDNRVAFSHLFLRGWDTSLEVPVYPPVTGPLAIYKRDDFYSTIDYALDGYYNLSNAIGSYSYTEEDNSFSPVTLCLYQYKEGIIFGFNESYVFDKEVVETCINITHQVHNEFNMSKLLLAKQNINVNFSALVRAHLKFALKTVNLKAAGPMTPPDCYQFNIKIDFDNRDFDGQMLLSLDAEPKRLQCKGDTRYITDNRIESALRTLLNLLVILICTVSLVLCSRAIYRAQLLKFETMNFFKKAYGKSLSLDGRLEFLNLWYVMIIANDLLIIMGSAIKEQIERKQFGSDHWNVCSIFLGTGNLLVWFGVLRYLGFFKTYNVVILTLKKAAPKVARFLICAILIYAGFTFCGWLILGPYHLKFRSLATTSECLFALINGDDMFATFSATSFTKSPILWWYSRMYLYTFISLYIYVVLSLFISVIMDAYDTIKIYYRDGFPKNDLQTFIAACTDEASSGLYRDDSESSDLSELLDRFCCCRKRPFYGSFSGSSTEFSTKSEQTCGGAICI, encoded by the exons ATGGATTCATTTACCTGTAAGACGACAATGTTTACTGAGGAAAAGATGCgtcgaaaattgaaattcttcttCATGAATCCTATTGAAAAATGGCAAGCAAAGCGTCGTTTCccatataaatttattgtgcaagttattaaaattctgcTGGTCACAATACAATTATGTCTATTTGCACATAACAACTACATACATGTAAATTATACTTGGGATAATCGAGTAGCTTTCTCGCACCTATTTCTCAGAGGATGGGATACTTCTTTAGAG gtACCAGTTTATCCACCAGTGACAGGTCCTTTAGCAATTTATAAACGAGATGATTTCTATAGTACAATTGATTACGCTTTAGATGGCTACTATAATCTTAGTAATGCAATTGGATCTTATTCATATACCGAAGAAGATAATTCGTTTAGTCCAGTTACTCTATGCTTATATCAATACAAAGAAGGTATTATATTTGGTTTTAATGAAAGTTATGTTTTTGATAAAGAAGTTGTAGAAACTTGCATAAATATAACTCATCAGGTgcataatgaatttaatatgTCAAAGCTCTTACTTGCTAAACAAAAcattaatgttaatttttcagCCCTTGTTAGGGCTCATTTAAAGTTTGCTTTAAAAACAGTTAATTTGAAGGCTGCAGGTCCTATGACACCACCTGATTGttatcaatttaatattaaaattgattttgatAATCGTGATTTCGATGGACAAATGCTACTTTCATTAGATGCTGAACCAAAGCGATTACAATGTAAAGGTGATACGCGTTATATAACAGATAATCGTATTGAATCAGCGCTAAggacattattaaatttacttgtaattttaatttgtactgtATCTCTTGTGTTATGCTCAAGAGCTATCTACAGAGCacaattgttaaaatttgaaactatgAATTTCTTCAAAAAAGCATATGGCAAATCGTTGAGTCTTGATGGaagattagaatttttaaatttgtggTATGTCATGATTATCGCGAAtgatcttttaattattatggGTTCAGCTATAAAAGAGCAAATCGAACGAAAACAGTTTGGCAGTGATCATTGGAATGTATGCAGCATATTTCTTGGTACGGGAAATTTACTTGTTTGGTTCGGTGTATTAAGATACCTCGGTTTCTTTAAAACATATAATGTTGTTATTTTAACATTGAAAAAAGCTGCTCCTAAGGTAGCACGATTTTTAATATGCGCGATCCTTATTTATGCTGGTTTCACTTTTTGTGGCTGGTTAATTTTAGGCCCATACCATTTGAAATTCAGATCACTTGCTACAACTTCCGAATGTCTTTTCGCTCTTATTAACGGAGATGACATGTTTGCCACATTTTCTGCCACTTCATTTACCAAATCTCCGATTTTATGGTGGTATTCTAGAATGTATCTATATACGTTTATTTcgttgtatatatatgtggttttaagtttatttatttctgtgaTAATGGATGCTTATGACAcgatcaaaatttattatcgcgATGGCTTTCCGAAAAATGATTTACAAACTTTTATTGCGGCGTGTACAGATGAAGCATCTAGTGGCCTTTATAGAGATGATTCTGAAAGTAGTGATTTATCGGAGCTTTTAGATCGCTTTTGTTGTTGTCGGAAAAGACCCTTTTACGGGTCATTCTCAGGATCAAGTACggaattttcaacgaaatcgGAACAAACGTGTGGAGGAGCAATCTGTATATAG
- the LOC132910988 gene encoding kelch-like protein 5 has protein sequence MSRISHTGAGSNKVELEFLFSNKEGSASEHSISSMVSSISASQDENFRVSKHAENSFKVMEKYLHEQQLTDVILIAGKKRFPAHRLVLSASSEYFAAMFTSSLRESTQNEVELTGVDGDALWTLVCYCYTGCIELREDSIETLLATACLLQLNPVVKACCQFLRKQLHPSNCLGIRMFADTQGCLDLLDHANAYTTKHFMEVTKNQEFLLLSAIEVAKLLESEDLNVPSEEIIFHALMTWLEYDSESRRKDASKLLSLVKLPLLSPAFIADNIESNEMFKDQRLAQELVMEALKYHLLPERRPLLQSGRTKPRKATVGHMLAVGGMDANKGATSIDAFSLRDNAWKSIATMSGRRLQFGAVVVDKKLIVAGGRDGLKTLNTVECFDFSTFTWSTLSPMNMHRHGLGVAVLGGPLYAVGGHDGWSFLDTVERWDPATRQWSSVSAMSIQRSTVGVAVLNDKLYAVGGRDISSCLNTVECYDPHTNKWTPCAPMSKRRGGVGVGVVNGCLYALGGHDAPSSNPNASRFDCVERYDPKTDTWTMVAPMSVPRDAVGVCVLGDRLMAVGGYDGQQYLTLVEAYDPHLNEWEPVAPLNAGRAGVPCVVIKNLTSFGFD, from the exons ATGTCAAGGATAAGCCATACCGGAGCGGGATCGAACAAAGTGGAGCTTGAATTCCTGTTCTCAAACAAAGAAGGATCTGCTAGTGAACATAGTATCTCAAGCATGGTATCTAGTATTTCTGCATCACAAGATGAAAATTTTCGCGTGTCAAAGCACGCAGAAAATAGTTTTAAagttatggaaaaatatttacatgaaCAACAATTGACAGATGTCATATTAATTGCAG GAAAAAAACGTTTCCCTGCACATCGTTTAGTACTTAGTGCAAGTTCAGAATATTTTGCTGCCATGTTTACTAGTTCTCTGAGAGAATCTACACAAAATGAAGTTGAACTAACGGGTGTTGATGGGGATGCATTATGGACTTTAGTTTGTTATTGTTACACAG GTTGCATAGAATTAAGAGAAGATAGTATAGAGACTCTTTTAGCAACAGCGTGTTTGCTACAATTGAATCCAGTTGTTAAGGCTTGTTGTCAATTTCTCAGGAAACAACTTCATCCAAGTAATTGCTTAGGGATAAGGATGTTTGCAGATACACAGGGTTGTTTAGATTTATTAGATCATGCCAATGCATATACAACTAAACATTTTATGGAAGTTACAAAAAatcaagaatttttattattatctgcCATTGAAGTTGCCAAACTTTTAGAATCTGAAGATCTGAATGTTCCTtcagaagaaattatttttcat GCACTTATGACATGGTTAGAATATGATTCAGAAAGTAGACGAAAGGATGCAAGCAAGTTATTAAGCCTTGTGAAGTTGCCCCTATTGTCTCCTGCA TTTATAGCAGACAATATTGAAAGCAATGAAATGTTCAAAGATCAAAGATTGGCACAGGAATTAGTTATGGAAGCACTGAAATATCATCTTTTACCTGAACGTAGACCATTACTTCAGTCAGGACGTACAAAACCCAGAAAAGCCACAGTGGGTCATATGTTAGCTGTTGGAGGAATGGATGCTAATAAGG GTGCTACTTCTATAGATGCATTTTCTTTACGTGATAATGCTTGGAAATCGATTGCTACAATGAGTGGTAGAAGACTTCAATTTGGTGCTGTTGTcgttgataaaaaattaatagttgCTGGTGGAAGGGATGGATTGAAAACATTAAATACAGTGGAATGTTTTGATTTTTCAACATTTACTTGGAGTACATTATCACCTATGAATATGCATAGGCATGGGTTGGGGGTAGCTGTATTAGGTGGACCTTTATATGCAGTTGGTGGTCATGATGGTTGGAGTTTCCTTGATACTGTAGAAAGATGGGATCCAGCTACACGTCAATGGAGTTCAGTTTCTGCTATGTCTATACAAAGATCTACAGTTGGTGTTGCTGTATTAAATGATAA ATTATATGCTGTAGGTGGGAGGGATATCAGTTCATGTTTAAATACTGTGGAATGTTATGATCCCCACACAAATAAATGGACTCCATGTGCACCAATGTCAAAACGACGAGGTGGTGTGGGCGTTGGTGTTGTAAACGGATGTCTTTATGCCTTAGGTGGTCATGATGCACCTTCTAGTAATCCTAATGCTAGCAGATTTGATTGTGTTGAAag ATATGATCCTAAAACAGATACATGGACTATGGTAGCGCCAATGAGTGTGCCCAGAGATGCAGTTGGTGTTTGTGTGCTTGGTGATAGACTTATGGCTGTAGGGGGTTATGATGGTCAACAATACCTTACGCTTGTTGAAGCATATGACCCACATCTTAATGAATGGGAACCA gtTGCTCCTTTAAATGCTGGTCGTGCAGGAGTTCCGTGTGTTGTTATAAAAAACTTAACTAGTTTCGGATTTgattaa
- the LOC132910992 gene encoding protein phosphatase methylesterase 1, with the protein MSSLQKSILKSKLPPSSVNFGIGSRVSKSKGFQRKRDYDPVQWIPYFDHSQDVKIGNDTFHIYTKGTEGPTLVLLHGGGYSALTWAEFTKSLMTMVVCRVMAVDLRGHGDTQTSNEEDLSSDTLAEDVAAIVKATTENDPVILVGHSMGGAVAVRAASLISNLCGLAVIDVVEGTAMDALASMQSFLRSRPSSFGSISQAIEWCVRSGQIRNIQSAKVSVPGQITNTETNKLATHDIDSLSQSSCECNSEPMIPREDIIQEEEPVNMPPPPAPTSTATKKYVWRIDLSRTEQHWSGWFKGLSTAFLNVPVPKVLLLAGVDRLDRELTVGQMQGKFQMQVLPACGHAVHEDVPDKVAEAIATFMVRHKFAESVSDFPRTFPAC; encoded by the exons ATGTCTTCCCTCCAAAAGTCGATTCTGAAATCGAAATTACCACCATCAAGTGTCAATTTTGGAATTGGCTCTAG GGTTAGCAAATCAAAAGGGTTTCAACGTAAGAGAGATTACGACCCAGTTCAATGGATCCCATATTTTGATCATTCTCAGGAtgtaaaaataggaaatgacacatttcatatatatactaaGGGTACAGAGGGTCCGACATTAGTATTGTTACATGGAGGTGGTTACAGTGCGTTAACATGGGCAGAATTCACT AAATCACTTATGACTATGGTAGTATGCAGAGTTATGGCAGTGGACCTCAGAGGTCATGGAGATACACAAACATCAAATGAAGAAGATTTGTCTTCTGATACCTTAGCAGa GGATGTTGCAGCAATTGTGAAAGCAACAACTGAAAATGATCCTGTAATCCTAGTGGGCCATAGTATGGGTGGTGCAGTAGCTGTTAGAGCTGCAtcattaatatcaaatttgtGTGGATTAGCAGTTATTGATGTTGTTGAGGGAACAGCTATGGATGCATTAGCATCTATGCAAAGCTTTTTAAGATCTCGACCATCCAGTTTTGGTTCTATTTCTCAAGCTATAGAATGGTG TGTACGAAGTGGCCAAATCCGTAACATACAATCAGCTAAGGTTTCAGTTCCTGGACAAATAACAAA CACTGAAACTAATAAGTTAGCCACCCATGATATTGATTCATTATCACAATCGTCATGCGAGTGTAATTCAGAGCCTATGATTCCGCGAGAAGATATTATTCAAGAAGAAGAACCAGTAAATATGCCACCACCACCTGCTCCAACTAGTACTGCtactaaaaaatatgtttggaGGATAGATCTATCCCGAACTGAACAACATTGGTCTGGATGGTTTAAGGGTTTATCAACAGCATTCTTAAATGTACCAGTTCCAAAGGTACTATTGCTAGCTGGGGTTGATAGATTAGACAGAGAACTTACCGTTGGTCAAATGCaag gtaaatttcaaatgcaaGTATTACCAGCTTGTGGACACGCGGTACATGAAGATGTTCCAGATAAAGTAGCAGAAGCAATTGCTACTTTTATGGTTAGACATAAATTTGCTGAATCAGTATCAGATTTCCCACG AACATTTCCTGCTTGTTAG